Proteins from a single region of Macrotis lagotis isolate mMagLag1 chromosome 2, bilby.v1.9.chrom.fasta, whole genome shotgun sequence:
- the LOC141513638 gene encoding E3 ubiquitin/ISG15 ligase TRIM25-like, with protein MAELQPLTDELTCSICLEVFGQPVTTPCGHNFCSSCLDETWTAQSPRFFCPQCRACFQTRPQLKKNTVLCAVVEQLRQSQSRWDAESPRSESQDGEPSALQSRKGARAEAAAAAAAGAVLCDYCLQAPAAKTCLTCLVSFCQEHLRPHLDNPTFQGHRLQPPVGDLSRLKCPEHGRLREFFCRPHGVCICCVCLAGHKTCPSVTTDVALTELKYKMKQKLTTIYDHFNKASSALNDVKLKQHAVQETAARNMDFLKHEFEELKALIESEEKSSLQKLKEEEKRVLDKYDNVHQVLLEKKREIESVKEEIELLFTKYHDIAFLEKALELQELVIMAVDVPKNELDQEVIHRLYQNVFHLKMIFKHEINNLQEKKTEEATNPETTSSSPVIPLASNANPVLDSLNKMRISCSPQVLTDQADVAACSGVPSALKPASPPSTTGLLEPGLPAATASAIPTTTIFSQASLWPGSDDSTIGSLTPNSPFAGLTMPPLSSINPASAGFNFSRNTRVSMLGAPIFGTRVSAPSRTTTNPTITTKSTQGSLFGTSSPFTGFGQFSDSVFAHSSSVFRKPPSTFETSNSYPGFGFGRDHDCKPPAE; from the exons ATGGCCGAGCTGCAGCCCCTGACCGACGAGCTGACCTGCTCCATCTGCCTGGAGGTCTTCGGGCAGCCCGTCACTACCCCGTGCGGACACAACTTCTGCTCGTCCTGCCTGGACGAGACGTGGACGGCGCAGAGCCCCCGCTTCTTCTGCCCCCAGTGCCGGGCCTGCTTCCAGACGCGGCCGCAGCTGAAGAAGAACACGGTGCTGTGCGCCGTGGTGGAGCAGCTGCGCCAGAGCCAGAGCCGCTGGGACGCGGAGTCGCCCCGCAGCGAGTCCCAGGACGGCGAGCCCTCGGCCCTGCAGTCGAGGAAGGGGGCCCGGgccgaggcggcggcggcggcggcggccggggcgGTGCTCTGCGACTACTGCTTGCAGGCTCCCGCCGCCAAGACCTGCCTCACCTGCCTGGTGTCCTTCTGCCAGGAGCACCTGCGGCCGCACCTGGACAACCCCACGTTCCAGGGCCACCGGCTGCAGCCGCCCGTCGGGGACCTGAGCCGCCTCAAGTGCCCCGAGCACGGCCGCCTGCGGGAATTCTTCTGCCGTCCGCACGGCGTCTGCATCTGCTGCGTCTGCCTGGCGGGGCACAAGACCTGCCCCTCGGTGACCACGGACGTGGCCCTGACCGAGCTGAAG TACAAAATGAAGCAGAAGCTGACAACTATATATGATCATTTCAATAAGGCTTCAAGTGCATTGAATGATGTAAAGCTGAAACAACATGCAGTCCAG GAAACAGCAGCCAGAAATATGGACTTCTTGAAACATGAATTTGAGGAATTGAAAGCCCTCATTGAATCAGAGGAGAAGAGTTCTCTGCAGAAgctgaaagaagaagaaaagagagtttTGGACAAATATGACAATGTTCATCAGGTCCTActtgagaaaaagagggaaattgaGTCTGTGAAAGAAGAGATTGAACTTTTGTTCACAAAATATCATGACATTGCCTTTTTGGAG AAAGCCTTAGAACTACAAGAACTTGTCATCATGGCTGTAGATGTTCCAAAGAATGAATTAGACCAAGAAGTGATCCACCGCCTATATCAAAATGTCTTCCaccttaaaatgatttttaaacatgAAATAAACAATCTtcaagagaagaaaactgaagaggCAACTAACCCAG AGACTACTTCCTCCTCACCAGTCATCCCTCTTGCTTCCAATGCCAATCCCGTGCTGGACAGTCTGAACAAGATGCGGATTTCCTGCAGTCCACAAGTCCTCACAGACCAAGCTGATGTAGCAGCTTGTAGTGGAGTGCCTTCCGCACTGAAGCCAGCCAGCCCACCTAGTACCACAGGTCTCTTGGAGCCAGGACTTCCTGCTGCCACTGCTTCGGCCATACCTACCACCACTATCTTCAGCCAGGCCTCCCTCTGGCCTGGGTCAGATGACTCCACCATTGGTTCCCTTACACCCAACTCTCCCTTTGCAGGCCTGACTATGCCTCCTCTAAGTTCCATTAATCCTGCTTCAGCAGGCTTCAACTTCTCTAGAAATACCAGGGTCTCAATGTTAGGGGCCCCCATCTTTGGCACCAGAGTTAGTGCCCCTTCTAGAACCACCACTAATCCCACTATCACCACCAAATCCACCCAAGGATCTCTTTTTGGCACTAGCAGTCCTTTCACTGGCTTTGGCCAATTCTCTGACTCTGTGTTTGCCCACTCCTCATCCGTTTTTAGAAAGCCACCATCAACGTTTGAGACCTCCAATAGCTATCCTGGCTTTGGTTTTGGGAGAGACCATGACTGCAAACCACCAGCTGAGTGA